The following is a genomic window from Nicotiana tabacum cultivar K326 chromosome 3, ASM71507v2, whole genome shotgun sequence.
CCAGCTTAACTTATCCCAGCATAACTTGTATtgtaaccaaacgacccctaaaggtATTATATTTTGTAAGTTCATATAACTTAAACTCGTACGAATTAACAGCAAATTCAATTTGTTACGTAGCAGATAAGTGTTGGAGAGTAAGCAATTAGATGTCTTCTTCAAGCAGCTACTCAAACCCTCCATGCGCTGCCTGCaaattcttgagaagaaaatgCTTGCCAAGTTGCATTTTTGCTCCTTATTTCCCTCCAGAGGAGCCAATAAAGTTCACAACCGTACACAAAGTATTTGGTGCCAGCAATGTAAGTAAGCTTCTGAATGAAATCCAACCACATCAGAGAGAAGATGCAGTCAATTCTCTCGCTTATGAAGCCGAGGCGCGATTAAAAGATCCAGTCTATGGGTGTGTTGGAGCAATTTCAGTTCTTCAAAAGCAAGTTATTCGCCTCCAAAAAGAACTCGATGCCACAAATGCTGACTTAATGCGATACGCCAATTATGAATCTGGAGGAGGAACAGGTACTCTAATTGGTCTAACATATGGAATGTTTGGTCATAGATATTCTTCTGCGTGGAATAGTCGTATTAATTCAGGAGATTATAACAATGGCATTGATGGTGATAGTGGCAGGTGAGGAAGTTCCAGCATCACTGAGGAAAATGACAAGCTATCAATATTCTAGCTTGTTATAGCTAGATATTGTTAGTAGGTATActatttgttaatattattacCTTTGTTTCCCGGATTGGAAATTAACGTTTAAAACAGTCCTATCAATTTGGTGGATTATTGAGTTTGTGTATAtgtctatgtatatatatatgcgaATTCTTATTTTGCACTTTATATAGTCTTTTTTGGGATCAATCTCCCGTTTTAGAAGTAGTTGAATGTGTTTTTCATTTTGAAGATAAATTTAGCTCACTAGCTATTGGGGACAGAATTTAACTAGCAGCCGCAAAAAAAGGATCTTTATTGCAAATGCCCCTATCTAAAATTTCTGACTTCTATATTGGACTTCTTTTTTTAACCTTAGTAATGTGTTTGACTGTTTGTGGTCGCTTGTGAACATTTTGGCATCTTGAAATAACTGTATGCGTCGTCTTTGACGATAACAACAGTAACCTGAATAGTTGCCTATTCTAGAGTAAGATCCCAAAAGCAAAAGCTCTTTTCTTATGTAAATATGTGAGGGCCCATAAAGCCTGTAGATGCCTGACTGTTGAATTATCTATTCATATCACGAAAGAGGAAAAATATATGGAATAGCTAGCATACACAGAAGAAACAACAATTGAGAGAGGTTTCAAATaaaatagtactccctccgttccaatttatgtgaacatgttagACTAggtacgaagtttaagaaaaaataaagacttttggaatttgtggtcctaaacaaatcaaaaaggggcccagagtatttgtgtggttataaaagcttctcattaagcgtagaattgtaagtttaagctaaattgttttcaaatttagaaaggggtcattctttttggaacgaaccAAAAAGAAAATACGTTCActtaaactggaacggagggagtacgaAATATGTAGAATCACCTTCCGGTCTCGCATCTTTCCATTCTCTACTTAATTGTCTCAATTACATGATTTTTATCAAACTTAGCTCGAACTGAACTATAATGGAGGTCGGAAGCTTCTGgaaagaagcaataaaagagaAGAGAAAGCAGAGAACACGTGAGTGGAGAAGAAGAAATCCCAAACTGATTAATTGTGTGTAGGTCCCCTTACAT
Proteins encoded in this region:
- the LOC107816734 gene encoding LOB domain-containing protein 25 — protein: MSSSSSYSNPPCAACKFLRRKCLPSCIFAPYFPPEEPIKFTTVHKVFGASNVSKLLNEIQPHQREDAVNSLAYEAEARLKDPVYGCVGAISVLQKQVIRLQKELDATNADLMRYANYESGGGTGTLIGLTYGMFGHRYSSAWNSRINSGDYNNGIDGDSGR